A window of the Lolium perenne isolate Kyuss_39 chromosome 7, Kyuss_2.0, whole genome shotgun sequence genome harbors these coding sequences:
- the LOC139832999 gene encoding zinc finger BED domain-containing protein RICESLEEPER 2-like, which produces MKPVELEELAASSMKPVHLEEMAGPSMNPVELEELDPMGDVDKQRLKWETINEDQQVWDALDEQRKLRKKEEMKQRQEERKHKQEERRHKQEERRLKQEYNKKIKLEVAARRKELQDRKKKQANELQDTKKKSKMVRAEGGGSPCGVTRSPGVNMLRSRLGVLANVAASKRGRSLSDMDGSPPSQKNAKSTLRSPSMPRSPSSSRSPSLVTSPLGGSRTTHSRGRKVRRLTSVVWRDFIPHYDDGKLVEAECKHCNEFLPAGREVGTSGVRRHLTTCTIRSDLHLIVQKMKSSVSSPHASMLKNWEFDPKLSRQLLAQMIVMDELPFSIVHYAGFVEFVKSLNPLFEMVSRNTIKDDIMKLYYEKKLITSEGFKRYPGRVSLTTDMWTSNQTLGYMCVTAHFIDMKWKLHKKIIRFCMLETPHNGAAMFNILLKSLQEWNIEDKLFSITVDNASVNGSMIDNLRENLVGKEMLHSEGALLHIRCACHVFNLIVQDGLTAVKSAIDNIRESVKYVKSSQTRLDNFNEVVARVGVSCALPSVDVQTRWNSTYLMLQSAFPFRKAFHTLGKEDRNYKFCPSSAEWRRAETVCSILKVFHEATRGGRRFYLSYRKFILP; this is translated from the exons ATGAAGCCGGTTGAGCTTGAAGAATTGGCTGCCTCATCCATGAAGCCGGTTCACCTCGAAGAAATGGCTGGCCCATCCATGAATCCGGTTGAGCTCGAAGAATTGGATCCCATGGGTGATGTTGACAAGCAGAGGCTAAAGTGGGAAACCATCAATGAGGACCAGCAGGTGTGGGATGCCCTGGATGAGCAGCGAAA ATTAAGAAAGAAAGAGGAAATGAAGCAGAGACAAGAGGAGAGGAAACATAAGCAAGAAGAGAGGAGGCATAAGCAAGAAGAGAGGAGGCTAAAGCAAGAGTACAACAAAAAGATTAAATTGGAGGTGGCTGCAAGGAGGAAAGAGTTACAAGATAGGAAGAAGAAGCAAGCGAATGAGCTACAGGATACGAAGAAGAAGTCGAAGATGGTCAGAGCAGAA gGAGGAGGTTCTCCTTGCGGAGTGACCAGGTCTCCTGGAGTGAATATGCTGAGGTCTCGGCTTGGAGTTCTTGCAAACGTGGCAGCTTCAAAAAGAGGGAGGTCGCTGTCGGATATGGATGGAAGTCCCCCTTCACAGAAAAATGCCAAGTCTACGCTGAGGTCGCCATCTATGCCGAGGTCGCCATCTTCATCGAGGTCGCCATCTCTGGTGACTTCTCCGTTGGGTGGTTCGAGAACAACTCATTCACGCG GACGTAAAGTACGCAGGTTAACTTCCGTTGTTTGGAGGGATTTCATTCCCCATTATGatgatggaaagcttgtggaagcTGAGTGTAAGCATTGCAATGAGTTTTTGccagctggacgcgaagtgggtaCAAGTGGTGTCCGCAGACACTTGACCACTTGTACAATAAGGTCAGATCTGCACCTCATTGTGCAAAAGATGAAGTCCTCAGTTTCGTCTCCTCATGCATCTATGCTTAAGAATTGGGAGTTTGATCCGAAATTATCTAGACAGCTACTTGCGCAAATGATAGTTATGGATGAGCTTCCTTTCTCAATCGTTCATTATGCTGGTTTTGTGGAGTTTGTCAAAAGTTTAAATCCCCTGTTCGAAATGGTTTCCAGAAATACTATTAAAGATGATATCATGAAACTGTATTATGAAAAGAAGTTGATAACTAGTGAAGGGTTCAAGAGGTATCCTGGTAGAGTATCTTTGACTACTGATATGTGGACCTCGAACCAGACTTTAGGTTATATGTGCGTTACTGCTCATTTCATAGATAtgaagtggaaattgcacaagaaGATAATCAGATTTTGTATGCTAGAGACTCCCCACAACGGAGCTGCGATGTTTAATATTCTGCTAAAAAGCTTGCAAGAATGGAATATTGAGGACAAGCTGTTTAGCATAACTGTTGATAATGCATCCGTAAATGGTTCAATGATTGATAATCTGAGAGAAAATCTAGTAGGCAAGGAAATGCTGCATTCTGAAGGTGCATTACTCCATATTCGCTGTGCATGCCATGTTTTTAATCTGATTGTCCAAGATGGGTTGACAGCAGTGAAAAGTGCAATTGATAATATAAGAGAAAGTGTGAAATATGTGAAGAGCTCTCAGACTCGATTGGATAACTTCAATGAAGTAGTTGCACGAGTTGGTGTTTCTTGTGCACTCCCTTCTGTTGATGTGCAAACACGCTGGAATTCCACATACCTAATGCTTCAGTCGGCATTCCCATTTCGAAAAGCCTTTCATACTTTGGGGAAAGAAGACAGAAACTACAAGTTCTGTCCATCCTCTGCAgagtggagaagagctgaaactgTATGTTCCATCTTGAAGGTTTTCCACGAAGCAACGAGAGGTGGTCGCCGGTTCTACTTGTCCTATCGCAAATTTATACTTCCATGA